The following are from one region of the Calditerricola satsumensis genome:
- a CDS encoding ABC transporter ATP-binding protein, translating into MKNEPILKNVSFEAYPGEVVGIVGRNGSGKSMLFKCIAGLIIPQQGEIWVGNFAVVRERRFPPHLGALIEKPGFIGSLSAYENLKILASIQGKIGDAEILEALRIVGS; encoded by the coding sequence TTGAAAAACGAACCGATCCTGAAGAATGTCTCATTCGAAGCCTACCCCGGTGAGGTGGTCGGCATCGTCGGCCGCAATGGGTCGGGAAAAAGCATGCTGTTCAAGTGCATTGCCGGTCTGATCATTCCCCAACAAGGCGAGATCTGGGTTGGCAATTTTGCGGTGGTTCGCGAAAGACGTTTTCCCCCGCACCTCGGCGCGTTGATTGAAAAACCCGGGTTTATCGGATCCCTTTCCGCGTACGAAAACCTCAAGATCCTCGCGTCGATTCAAGGAAAGATTGGCGACGCAGAAATTCTGGAGGCTTTGCGCATTGTCGGAAGTTGA